One Streptomyces sp. NBC_01217 genomic region harbors:
- a CDS encoding ABC transporter permease: MPEQTPDEAISPGGAGAAMDLALAQGETLEKTPGGPEGTGPAEKPRSLWSDAWRDLRRNPVFIISALIILFLVIISIWPSLIADQDPLNCDLGKAQEGSQPGHPFGFDGQGCDVYTRTVYGARTSVTVGVCATVGVSILGGILGGLAGFFGGWWDSFLSRITDIFFGIPVVLGGLVFLSVVTSSTVWPVIGFIVLLGWPQIARIARGSVITAKQNDYVQAARALGASNSRMMLRHIAPNAVAPVIVVATIALGTYISLEATLSFLGVGLKPPAVSWGIDISAASQYIRNAPHMLLWPAGALAVTVLAFIMLGDAVRDALDPKLR, from the coding sequence ATGCCTGAGCAGACGCCGGACGAAGCGATCTCCCCGGGCGGGGCAGGAGCCGCCATGGATCTCGCCCTGGCGCAAGGGGAGACGCTGGAGAAGACACCGGGCGGCCCCGAGGGCACCGGACCGGCCGAGAAGCCCCGGAGTCTCTGGTCCGACGCCTGGCGCGACCTGCGCCGCAACCCGGTCTTCATCATCTCGGCCCTGATCATCCTCTTCCTGGTGATCATCTCGATCTGGCCGTCGCTGATCGCGGACCAGGACCCTCTCAACTGCGACCTGGGCAAGGCCCAGGAGGGCTCCCAGCCCGGCCACCCGTTCGGCTTCGACGGCCAGGGCTGCGACGTCTACACCCGTACCGTCTACGGGGCCAGGACATCGGTCACCGTAGGCGTCTGCGCCACCGTCGGAGTCTCGATCCTCGGCGGCATCCTGGGAGGGCTGGCCGGCTTCTTCGGCGGCTGGTGGGACTCGTTCCTCTCCCGTATCACCGACATCTTCTTCGGCATCCCGGTCGTCCTCGGCGGACTGGTCTTCCTCTCCGTGGTGACCAGCTCGACCGTCTGGCCGGTGATCGGATTCATCGTGCTGCTGGGCTGGCCGCAGATCGCCCGTATCGCCCGTGGCTCGGTCATCACCGCCAAGCAGAACGACTACGTCCAGGCGGCCCGCGCACTCGGCGCCTCCAACTCCCGGATGATGCTGCGCCACATCGCCCCCAACGCGGTCGCCCCCGTGATCGTCGTCGCGACCATCGCCCTGGGCACGTACATCTCCCTGGAGGCGACCCTCTCGTTCCTCGGCGTCGGTCTGAAGCCGCCGGCGGTCTCCTGGGGCATCGACATCTCGGCCGCCTCCCAGTACATCCGCAACGCCCCGCACATGCTGCTCTGGCCCGCCGGAGCGCTGGCGGTCACCGTGCTCGCGTTCATCATGCTCGGCGACGCGGTGCGCGACGCCCTCGACCCCAAGCTGCGCTGA
- a CDS encoding ABC transporter ATP-binding protein, translated as MLLEVRDLHVEFHTRDGVAKAVNGVNYSVAEGETLAVLGESGSGKSVTAQAIMGILDMPPGKISSGEIIFKGRDLLKLKAEERRKIRGQEMAMIFQDALSSLNPVLSVGDQLGEMFVVHRGMSRKDARAKAIELMDRVRIPAAKERVGNYPHQFSGGMRQRIMIAMAMALDPSLIIADEPTTALDVTVQAQVMDLLAELQRELNMGLILITHDLGVVADVADYIAVMYAGRIVESAPVHEIYKAPAHPYTKGLLQSIPRLDQKGQELYAIKGLPPNLLHIPPGCAFNPRCPLAQDICRGEVPPLFEVAQHRESACYFWKETLDAR; from the coding sequence ATGTTGCTCGAAGTGCGCGATCTGCACGTGGAGTTCCACACCCGGGACGGGGTGGCCAAAGCCGTCAACGGGGTCAACTACTCGGTGGCCGAGGGCGAGACGCTCGCGGTCCTCGGCGAGTCCGGCTCCGGCAAGTCGGTCACCGCACAGGCGATCATGGGCATTCTCGACATGCCGCCGGGGAAGATCAGCAGCGGCGAGATCATCTTCAAGGGCCGCGATCTGCTGAAGCTCAAGGCCGAGGAGCGCCGGAAGATCCGCGGCCAGGAGATGGCCATGATCTTCCAGGACGCGCTGTCGTCCCTCAACCCCGTGCTCAGCGTGGGGGACCAGCTCGGCGAGATGTTCGTCGTGCACCGAGGCATGTCCCGCAAGGACGCCCGGGCGAAGGCCATCGAGCTGATGGACCGGGTCCGCATCCCGGCCGCGAAGGAACGTGTCGGGAACTACCCGCACCAGTTCTCCGGCGGCATGCGCCAGCGCATCATGATCGCCATGGCGATGGCGCTGGACCCCTCGCTGATCATCGCGGACGAACCCACCACGGCCCTCGATGTGACCGTCCAGGCCCAGGTGATGGATCTGCTCGCGGAGCTCCAGCGCGAGCTCAACATGGGGCTCATCCTGATCACCCACGACCTGGGCGTGGTCGCGGACGTCGCCGACTACATCGCCGTGATGTACGCGGGCCGGATCGTGGAGTCGGCCCCCGTCCACGAGATCTACAAGGCCCCCGCCCACCCGTACACCAAGGGCCTCCTCCAGTCGATCCCACGGCTGGACCAGAAGGGCCAGGAGCTGTACGCGATCAAGGGACTGCCGCCCAACCTGCTGCACATCCCGCCCGGCTGCGCCTTCAACCCGCGCTGCCCACTGGCCCAGGACATCTGCCGTGGCGAGGTGCCGCCGCTGTTCGAGGTGGCCCAGCACCGCGAGAGCGCCTGCTACTTCTGGAAGGAGACGCTCGATGCACGCTGA
- a CDS encoding ABC transporter ATP-binding protein, translating to MHADRTEPILEVRDLVKHYPLTQGILFKKQVGAVKAVDGVSFQLAAGETLGIVGESGCGKSTVARMLVHLEQPTAGSITYKGEDVTKLSGRALKAVRRNIQMVFQDPYTSLNPRMTVGDIIGEPYEIHPEVAPKGDRRRKVQDLLDVVGLNPEYINRYPHQFSGGQRQRIGIARGLALNPEIIVADEPVSALDVSVQAQVVNLLDRLQSEFGLSYVFIAHDLSIVRHISDRVGVMYLGRIVETGTDEQIYDHPTHPYTQALLSAVPVPDPLAREHRERIILHGDVPSPANPPSGCRFRTRCWKAQERCELEVPLLAVPAVFRLTDTPAAHDSACHFAEEKQVVPPGETVTEEPGAQEDGVDEETDGPPPSGSGMAE from the coding sequence ATGCACGCTGACCGGACGGAGCCGATCCTGGAGGTCCGCGACCTCGTCAAGCACTATCCGCTGACCCAGGGCATCCTGTTCAAGAAGCAGGTCGGTGCGGTCAAGGCGGTCGACGGCGTCTCCTTCCAACTGGCTGCGGGCGAGACCCTCGGCATCGTGGGGGAGTCCGGCTGCGGCAAGTCGACCGTCGCCAGGATGCTCGTCCATCTGGAACAGCCGACGGCCGGCTCGATCACGTACAAGGGCGAGGACGTCACCAAGCTGTCCGGCCGCGCGCTGAAGGCCGTACGGCGCAACATCCAGATGGTGTTCCAGGATCCGTACACCTCGCTCAACCCCCGGATGACGGTCGGCGACATCATCGGGGAGCCCTACGAGATCCACCCCGAGGTGGCCCCCAAGGGCGACCGGCGCCGCAAGGTGCAGGACCTGCTCGATGTCGTGGGTCTCAACCCGGAGTACATCAACCGTTATCCGCACCAGTTCTCCGGCGGCCAGCGCCAGCGCATCGGCATCGCCCGCGGTCTGGCCCTCAACCCCGAGATCATCGTCGCCGACGAACCCGTCTCCGCCCTCGACGTCTCCGTACAGGCGCAGGTCGTCAACCTGCTGGACCGGCTCCAGTCGGAGTTCGGGCTGAGCTACGTCTTCATCGCGCACGACCTCTCGATCGTCCGGCACATCTCCGACCGGGTGGGCGTGATGTATCTGGGCCGGATCGTCGAGACCGGCACCGACGAGCAGATCTACGACCACCCCACGCACCCGTACACCCAGGCGCTGCTGTCCGCCGTCCCGGTGCCCGACCCGCTGGCCCGCGAGCACCGGGAGCGGATCATCCTGCACGGTGACGTCCCCTCGCCCGCCAACCCGCCCTCCGGCTGCCGCTTCCGCACCCGCTGCTGGAAGGCGCAGGAGCGGTGCGAACTGGAGGTGCCACTGCTGGCCGTCCCGGCGGTCTTCCGGCTGACGGACACACCCGCCGCGCACGACTCGGCCTGCCACTTCGCGGAGGAGAAGCAGGTGGTGCCGCCCGGGGAGACGGTCACGGAAGAACCAGGGGCGCAGGAGGACGGCGTGGACGAGGAGACGGACGGGCCGCCGCCTTCCGGGAGCGGCATGGCCGAGTGA
- a CDS encoding S9 family peptidase produces the protein MTSQKISFPRQHARTMRFTLGAPRAFTVSPDGERVVFLRSGSGTDRSGRLWVLDLPEGGAPRERVVADPETLLGGSAERLSAQERARRERSREGSAGIVGYAVDAAAELAAFALSGKVYVAELRAGTARALPVPGPVIDPRPSPDGRHIAYVSKGALRVVGAEGEGERALAEPEDGGVTYGLAEFIAAEEMQRSRGFWWSPESDRLLVARVDDSPVQRWWIADPAHPDRRPAEVAYPAAGTPNAEVRLFLTGLDGTRTEVVWDRARHPYLAQVHWSSAGAPLLLVQARDQRSQLYLAVDTESGATRTVHVDEDPVWLEIFPGVPAWAPDGRLVRIADEDGARVLAVGDRLLTGAQLQLQAVLDIGDSDVLVSASAGEEAAEPETGESHVYRVNELGVERVSEGVGVHSAVRAGGVTVLVSQSPERPGARAEALRDGKPVAVVESFAQEPVLSARVHLTEGGARRIPCAVLLPEGYNESDGPLPVLMDPYGGPHGRRVLAAHNPHLTSQWFANQGFAVVVADGRGAPGRSPGWEKAVRNNLVLTVDDQIEALHALAERFPLDLGRVAIRGWSFGGYLAALAALRRPDVFHAAVVGAPVTDLRLYDTHYTERYLGDPAKQPEVYAHNSLLTDEGLSEAADEVRPMMIIHGLADDNVVVAHALRLSSALLSAGRPHEVLPLSGVTHMTPQEQVAENLLLLQVDFLKRSLGLRG, from the coding sequence ATGACTTCGCAGAAGATCTCGTTCCCCCGCCAGCACGCCAGGACCATGCGGTTCACCCTCGGCGCTCCCCGCGCGTTCACCGTTTCACCCGACGGGGAGCGGGTGGTGTTCCTGCGGTCGGGCTCCGGCACGGACCGCTCGGGCCGGCTGTGGGTGCTGGATCTGCCGGAGGGCGGCGCTCCGCGGGAGCGCGTCGTCGCCGACCCCGAGACGCTGCTCGGCGGTTCGGCGGAGCGGCTGTCGGCCCAGGAGCGGGCCAGGCGCGAGCGCAGCCGTGAGGGCTCCGCGGGGATCGTCGGCTATGCGGTCGACGCGGCGGCCGAGTTGGCCGCCTTCGCGCTTTCCGGGAAGGTGTACGTCGCGGAGTTGCGGGCGGGTACGGCGCGGGCGCTGCCGGTGCCGGGTCCGGTGATCGACCCGCGGCCGTCGCCGGACGGGCGGCACATCGCGTATGTGTCCAAGGGGGCGCTGCGTGTGGTGGGCGCCGAGGGCGAGGGGGAAAGGGCGCTCGCGGAGCCGGAGGACGGGGGCGTGACGTACGGCCTCGCGGAGTTCATCGCGGCCGAGGAGATGCAGCGTTCGCGGGGATTTTGGTGGTCGCCGGAGTCGGACCGGCTGCTGGTCGCCCGGGTCGACGACAGCCCCGTACAGCGGTGGTGGATCGCCGATCCCGCGCACCCGGACCGCAGGCCGGCCGAGGTCGCGTACCCGGCGGCGGGGACGCCCAACGCCGAGGTGCGGCTCTTTTTGACGGGCCTGGACGGCACCCGTACCGAGGTGGTCTGGGACCGGGCGCGGCACCCGTATCTGGCGCAGGTGCACTGGTCGTCGGCCGGGGCTCCGCTGCTGCTCGTGCAGGCCCGTGACCAGCGCAGCCAGCTCTACCTCGCGGTGGACACCGAGAGCGGTGCGACGCGGACGGTGCATGTCGACGAGGACCCGGTATGGCTGGAAATCTTCCCCGGCGTGCCCGCGTGGGCGCCGGACGGGCGGCTCGTGCGGATCGCGGACGAGGACGGGGCGCGGGTGCTCGCGGTCGGCGACCGGCTGCTGACCGGGGCGCAGTTGCAGCTGCAGGCGGTGCTGGACATCGGTGATTCGGATGTCCTGGTGTCGGCGTCGGCGGGCGAGGAGGCCGCGGAGCCGGAGACCGGCGAGAGCCATGTGTACCGGGTCAACGAGCTGGGCGTCGAACGGGTCTCCGAAGGGGTGGGGGTGCACTCGGCCGTCCGCGCGGGCGGTGTGACGGTGCTGGTCTCCCAGTCGCCGGAGCGGCCGGGGGCCCGTGCCGAGGCGCTCCGGGACGGCAAGCCGGTCGCCGTCGTCGAGAGTTTCGCGCAGGAGCCGGTCCTGTCGGCGCGGGTGCACCTCACCGAGGGGGGCGCACGGCGAATTCCGTGCGCCGTGCTGCTCCCCGAGGGGTACAACGAGTCGGACGGACCGCTTCCGGTGCTCATGGACCCGTACGGCGGGCCGCACGGCCGTCGGGTGCTCGCCGCCCACAATCCGCATCTGACGTCGCAGTGGTTCGCCAACCAGGGCTTCGCGGTGGTCGTCGCGGACGGCCGGGGCGCACCGGGGCGTTCGCCGGGCTGGGAGAAGGCCGTCAGGAACAACCTCGTCCTGACCGTGGACGACCAGATCGAGGCGCTGCACGCACTCGCCGAGAGGTTCCCGCTGGACCTGGGCAGGGTGGCGATCCGCGGCTGGTCGTTCGGCGGCTATCTGGCGGCCCTGGCCGCGCTGCGGCGGCCGGACGTCTTCCACGCGGCGGTGGTGGGCGCTCCGGTGACCGATCTGCGGCTGTACGACACCCACTACACCGAGCGCTATCTCGGCGATCCGGCGAAGCAGCCCGAGGTGTACGCGCACAACTCGCTGCTGACGGACGAGGGGCTGTCGGAGGCCGCGGACGAGGTCCGGCCGATGATGATCATCCATGGTCTGGCGGACGACAACGTGGTGGTCGCGCACGCGCTCCGGCTGTCTTCGGCGCTGCTCTCGGCGGGGCGCCCGCACGAGGTGCTGCCGCTCAGCGGGGTGACGCACATGACGCCGCAGGAGCAGGTCGCGGAGAATCTGCTGCTCCTGCAAGTGGACTTCCTGAAGCGGTCGTTGGGGCTTCGGGGGTAA
- the mshB gene encoding N-acetyl-1-D-myo-inositol-2-amino-2-deoxy-alpha-D-glucopyranoside deacetylase: MTDHPARRLLLVHAHPDDESINNGATMARYAAEGAQVTLVTCTLGEEGEVIPPALAHLASDRDDILGPHRRGELAAAMKELGVTDHRLLGGPGRFRDSGMMGAEQNHRPGAFWDADVDEAAGHLVEVIRSVRPQVLVTYDPDGGYGHPDHIQAHRVAMRAAELAADPAYRTGPAAAQPDGPHTIAKIYWNRVPRSVAEAGFARLRATAPDAFPGIAAVDDVPGVVDDARITAQIDGAAHAAAKGAAMRAHATQIAVDGPFFALSNDLGQPLFTSEYYELVRGASGAPQGAREDDLFAGVPEARP; the protein is encoded by the coding sequence ATGACGGACCATCCCGCCCGGCGTCTGCTCCTGGTGCACGCGCACCCCGACGACGAGTCGATCAACAACGGCGCCACCATGGCCAGGTACGCGGCCGAGGGTGCCCAGGTCACCCTGGTGACCTGCACGCTCGGCGAGGAGGGCGAGGTCATCCCGCCCGCGCTCGCCCATCTCGCCTCGGACCGGGACGACATCCTTGGCCCCCACCGCCGGGGCGAACTCGCCGCCGCGATGAAGGAACTCGGCGTCACCGACCACCGGCTCCTCGGCGGCCCGGGCCGCTTCCGCGACTCCGGAATGATGGGCGCGGAGCAGAACCACCGCCCCGGCGCCTTCTGGGACGCGGACGTGGACGAGGCCGCAGGTCACCTCGTGGAGGTGATCCGCTCGGTGCGCCCGCAGGTTCTCGTCACCTACGACCCCGACGGCGGCTACGGGCACCCCGACCACATCCAGGCGCACCGCGTCGCGATGCGCGCCGCGGAACTGGCCGCCGACCCCGCGTACCGCACCGGACCGGCCGCCGCGCAACCGGACGGCCCGCACACCATCGCCAAGATCTACTGGAACCGGGTGCCGCGCTCGGTCGCCGAAGCGGGCTTCGCGCGTCTGCGGGCCACCGCGCCGGACGCCTTCCCGGGGATCGCCGCCGTCGACGACGTACCGGGCGTGGTCGACGACGCGAGGATCACCGCGCAGATCGACGGTGCGGCCCACGCGGCGGCCAAGGGCGCGGCGATGCGGGCCCATGCCACCCAGATCGCCGTGGACGGGCCCTTCTTCGCCCTCTCCAACGACCTCGGCCAGCCCCTCTTCACCAGTGAGTACTACGAGTTGGTGCGCGGCGCCTCGGGAGCCCCTCAAGGGGCCCGCGAGGACGATCTGTTCGCCGGAGTCCCGGAGGCAAGGCCATGA
- a CDS encoding DUF6113 family protein, which yields MSGGKQRTPRPGAPAGDARATGLAAPLDPGRIAVYVGLTVLGALVGIAGALVQAAWFPAGLVLALAACAGLFYGGRCVFGTQLGSLAPAAGWLVSVVLLLGGRPEGDYVFGDELGLTLFMLGGMAIAVICATMSRSPQLGADSGRPGK from the coding sequence ATGAGCGGCGGAAAGCAGCGCACACCGCGCCCCGGCGCACCCGCAGGGGACGCGCGGGCCACCGGGCTCGCCGCGCCGCTCGATCCCGGGCGGATCGCCGTCTACGTGGGCCTCACCGTCCTCGGGGCGCTCGTCGGGATCGCCGGGGCGCTCGTCCAAGCCGCCTGGTTCCCCGCCGGGTTGGTGCTCGCGCTGGCCGCCTGCGCAGGGCTGTTCTACGGAGGGCGCTGCGTCTTCGGCACCCAGCTCGGCAGCCTCGCCCCCGCGGCGGGCTGGCTGGTTTCGGTCGTTCTTCTGCTCGGCGGACGGCCGGAGGGCGACTATGTCTTCGGCGACGAACTGGGGCTGACCCTCTTCATGCTGGGCGGCATGGCGATCGCTGTGATCTGTGCCACCATGTCGCGGTCGCCTCAACTGGGCGCCGACAGCGGCCGACCTGGCAAGTAA